In the genome of Tepidimicrobium xylanilyticum, the window TAGTAGATGGAGATTTAAAAACAGTAAATGATCTCCACACATATCTTAAAGAAATGTTTAAAGATGCACTACAAGAGATGTTAGAGGCAGAATTAGAGGTAGAATTAGGATATGTAAAAGGAGATAAAAAGAACAAAAATACAGATAATCGTAGAAATGGTACTACGAAAAAGACTGTAAGCACTCGTTTTGGA includes:
- a CDS encoding transposase, with the translated sequence MATLPKEVLRNMIVDGDLKTVNDLHTYLKEMFKDALQEMLEAELEVELGYVKGDKKNKNTDNRRNGTTKKTVSTRFG